The Sciurus carolinensis chromosome 18, mSciCar1.2, whole genome shotgun sequence genome contains a region encoding:
- the Nipsnap2 gene encoding protein NipSnap homolog 2, with protein MAARVLRARAAAGAGGLLRAAPCGLRRLTSSNNRPREDSWLKSLFVRKVDPRKDAHSNLLAKKETSSLYKLQFHNVKPECLEAYNKICQEVLPKIHEDAHYPCALVGTWNTWYGEQDQAVHLWRYEGGYPALTEVMNKLRENQEFVNFRKARSDMLLSRKNQLLLEFSFWNEPVPRPGPNIYELRSYQLRPGTMIEWGNYWARAIRFRQDSNEAVGGFFSQIGQLYMVHHLWAYKDLQTREDIRNAAWHKHGWEELVYYTVPLIQEMESRIMIPLKTSPLQ; from the exons ATGGCGGCGCGAGTGCTGCGCGCGCGCGCGGCGGCGGGGGCCGGGGGCCTGCTGCGGGCCGCGCCCTGCGGGCTCCG GAGATTGACGTCTTCTAATAACAGACCTCGAGAAGACAGCTGGTTGAAATCCTTGTTTGTCCGGAAAGTTGATCCAAGAAAAGATGCTCACTCTAACCTCCTAGCCAAAAAGGAAACCAGCAGTCTGTACAAATTACAGT ttcaCAATGTTAAACCGGAATGCCTGGAAGCATACAACAAAATTTG CCAAGAGGTGCTGCCAAAGATTCACGAAGATGCACACTACCCCTGCGCACTGGTGGGCACCTGGAACACGTGGTACGGGGAGCAGGATCAAGCTG TCCACCTCTGGAGGTATGAAGGTGGCTACCCAGCCCTCACGGAGGTCATGAATAAACTCAGAGAAAATCAG GAATTCGTGAACTTCCGAAAGGCAAGGAGTGACATGCTGCTCTCTAGGAAGAATCAGCTGCTGCTGGAGTTCAGCTTCTGGAACGAGCCTGTCCCGCGGCCCGGGCCTAACATCTATGAGCTCAGATCCTACCAGCTCCGG CCAGGAACCATGATTGAGTGGGGGAATTACTG GGCTCGGGCCATCCGCTTCAGACAGGACAGCAACGAGGCAGTGGGTGGGTTCTTCTCGCAGATTGGGCAGCTGTACATGGTGCACCACCTTTGGG CTTACAAGGATCTTCAGACCAGGGAAGATATACGGAACGCAGCCTGGCACAAACACGGCTGGGAAGAGCTGGTGTACTACACAG TCCCTCTCATTCAGGAAATGGAATCCAGAATCATGATCCCACTGAAGACCTCACCCCTGCAGTAG
- the Psph gene encoding phosphoserine phosphatase isoform X1, whose product MVSHSELKQLFCAADAVCFDVDSTVIREEGIDELARFCGVEDAVSEMTRRAMGGALPFRAALTERLALIQPSREQVQRLLAERPPHLTPGIRELVSRLQERNVQVFLISGGFRSIVEHVAAKLNIPAANVFANRLKFYFNGEYAGFDETQPTAESGGKGKVIKFLKEKYHFKKIIMIGDGATDMEACPPADVFIGFGGNVIRQQVKDNARWYITDFVELLGELEE is encoded by the exons ATGGTCTCCCACTCAGAGCTGAAGCAACTTTTCTGTGCGGCCGATGCGGTGTGTTTTGACGTGGACAGCACGGTGATCAGAGAGGAGGGAATCGATGAGCTGGCCAGGTTCTGTGGCGTGGAGGATGCTGTGTCAGAAAT GACACGGCGAGCCATGGGTGGGGCCCTGCCTTTCAGAGCTGCGCTCACTGAGCGCCTGGCGCTGATCCAGCCCTCCAGGGAGCAGGTGCAGAGGCTCCTGGCGGAGCGCCCCCCACACCTGACCCCCGGCATCAG GGAGCTGGTCAGTCGCCTGCAGGAGCGCAATGTGCAGGTCTTCCTCATATCCGGTGGCTTCCGGAGCATTGTGGAGCATGTGGCTGCCAAGCTCAACATCCCCGCAGCCAATGTCTTTGCCAACAGGCTGAAATTCTACTTCAATG GTGAATATGCAGGTTTTGATGAGACACAGCCAACAGCCGAGTCTGGTGGGAAAGGAAAAGTTATTaaatttctaaaggaaaaatatcactttaagaaaataatcatgaTTGGAGACGGAGCCACAGACATGGAAGCCTGTCCTCCTGCC GATGTTTTCATTGGATTTGGAGGAAACGTGATCAGGCAGCAGGTGAAGGACAATGCCAGATGGTACATCACTGATTTTGTGGAGCTCTTGGGTGAACTGGAAGAATAA
- the Psph gene encoding phosphoserine phosphatase isoform X2: MVSHSELKQLFCAADAVCFDVDSTVIREEGIDELARTRRAMGGALPFRAALTERLALIQPSREQVQRLLAERPPHLTPGIRELVSRLQERNVQVFLISGGFRSIVEHVAAKLNIPAANVFANRLKFYFNGEYAGFDETQPTAESGGKGKVIKFLKEKYHFKKIIMIGDGATDMEACPPADVFIGFGGNVIRQQVKDNARWYITDFVELLGELEE; encoded by the exons ATGGTCTCCCACTCAGAGCTGAAGCAACTTTTCTGTGCGGCCGATGCGGTGTGTTTTGACGTGGACAGCACGGTGATCAGAGAGGAGGGAATCGATGAGCTGGCCAG GACACGGCGAGCCATGGGTGGGGCCCTGCCTTTCAGAGCTGCGCTCACTGAGCGCCTGGCGCTGATCCAGCCCTCCAGGGAGCAGGTGCAGAGGCTCCTGGCGGAGCGCCCCCCACACCTGACCCCCGGCATCAG GGAGCTGGTCAGTCGCCTGCAGGAGCGCAATGTGCAGGTCTTCCTCATATCCGGTGGCTTCCGGAGCATTGTGGAGCATGTGGCTGCCAAGCTCAACATCCCCGCAGCCAATGTCTTTGCCAACAGGCTGAAATTCTACTTCAATG GTGAATATGCAGGTTTTGATGAGACACAGCCAACAGCCGAGTCTGGTGGGAAAGGAAAAGTTATTaaatttctaaaggaaaaatatcactttaagaaaataatcatgaTTGGAGACGGAGCCACAGACATGGAAGCCTGTCCTCCTGCC GATGTTTTCATTGGATTTGGAGGAAACGTGATCAGGCAGCAGGTGAAGGACAATGCCAGATGGTACATCACTGATTTTGTGGAGCTCTTGGGTGAACTGGAAGAATAA